The stretch of DNA TGTATGATAAAAATGAATTTTTTACATAAAGGAGATGTTGATTTTGGCAAAAAAAGGACACATTCAAATGCAAAACGGTGAAAAAATTGAATTTGAATTATATCCAAACGAAGCACCAGGAACTGTTGCAAACTTTGAAAAGTTAGCAAAAGAAGGATTTTACAACGGGTTAAACTTCCACCGAGTTATTCCTGGATTTGTTAGCCAAGGTGGCTGCCCAACTGGAACTGGAACTGGTGGTCCCGGATACACAATCAAATGTGAAACTCAAGGAAATCCACACACACATGTACCAGGTTCACTTTCTATGGCTCACGCTGGTAAAGATACTGGCGGCAGCCAATTCTTTATCGTTCATGAGTCTCAACCACATCTAAATGGAGTTCACACTGTTTTCGGAAAAGTGACTTCTGGTCTTGAAGCAGCGAAAGCAATGCGCAATGGCGATGTAATGGAGAAAGTGGAAGTATACGACGAATAGGTTATACATGAAGAGCCGAGCAATTGGGCTCTTTTTTCGTACATGTAAAACTCAAGAATGAATCCCCCCTCTCAGGGCAAATTAACGTAAAAACATATACATGGGAGGTTTTTATGAAAAGATTTGCCCTGACACTAATCCCATTTCTATTGCTATTCATGCAAACGCCAGCTTTTGCTGAAGAAAATCATGATAAGCAACTTAAGGCCGCTATTATTATCGATGATTTTGGCGGTGGCACAGGTGGAGTTAGAGATTTTCTTGAAGGAGACATCCCCATCACTGCAGCGGTAATGCCTTTTACTGAACATTCAAAGAAACATGCAGAATGGGCACATAAAAATGGTTTTGAGGTAATCGTCCATTTACCGATGCAGCCCAAAAAAGGGAAGAGATCTTGGCTCGGTCCGAAACCGATTACGGTCGATTTATCACCCAAAGAGGTGAAGAAAAGGGTAGAGGCAGCATTAAAATCGGTTCCATATGCAGTTGGGATGAATAATCATATGGGGTCCCTTGCGGTTGAGGATGAGGAAATCGTAAGAGCAATCGTTGAAGTGGCGAAAGAAAGAAGGTTGTATATTATCGATAGTGGGACAAGCCCTAAATCTAAGTTCCCAAAGGTTGCAGAGGAAATGAATGTGCCACTTTTAAGAAGGGACGTATTCCTTGATGATATATCCTCTTCAAGTCACGTGAGAAAACAAATGAATAGGTTGGCAAAAATTACCGAATTTACTGGTAGAGGAATTGCGATTGGTCATGTTGGTGTAACTGGCAAAGTATGTTCATTGGGGATTTTTCAATCAATGGAAGAATTTAATAGACGAAACATTAAAATAGTGCCAGCCTCACAACTCTTCTCCACTAAATTGACAGAACAATATTTTATACCATAAAAAAAGCAACGAGTACAATCTCGTTGTTTTTTTATGGTAAAATACCTGTCAGACAATCATTATAGAAAATAAATTCTAAAAAGGGAGAACGAATCGGTTATGAAACTAGTTTCTTGGAATGTTAATGGGTTAAGAGCCTGTGTAAATAAGGGGTTTTTAGATTATTTTAGAGAAGTTAATGCAGATATTTTTTGTGTACAGGAGACAAAATTACAGGAAGGGCAAATTAATCTTGAACTAGAGGGGTATCATCAGTACTGGAATTACGCAGTCAAAAAGGGTTATTCAGGTACAGCGGTTTTCACAAAGAAGGAACCAATTTCAGTGAGCTATGGTTTAAGAAATGAGGAATCACAAGATGAAGGAAGAATACTTACCTTAGAATTTGAAGGATTTTTCCTCGTGAATGTTTATACACCGAACTCTCAAAGGGATTTAGCGAGATTAAGCTATCGATTAGAATGGGAGGATCATGTATACTCACATTTGAAAGAATTAGACCAAGTTAAACCTGTAGTATTATGTGGAGATTTAAACGTGGCTCATCAGGAAATTGACTTGAGAAATCCAAAGTCTAATTTAGGGAATTCTGGTTTCACAGTGGAAGAACGTGGAAAGATGACAGCATTGCTCGAGTCTGGATTTGTAGATAGCTACCGTCATTTTTATCCTGAAAAAGAAGGAGCCTACACATGGTGGAGCTACATGGCAAAGGTTCGTGAACGGAATATTGGCTGGCGGATTGATTATTTTATTGTATCTGAAAAACTCCGAGACTTTTTAAAAACTGCAGACATTCATTGTGAAATTATGGGAAGTGATCATTGTCCTGTTGTTTTAGAGTTTGAATTATAAAGCGTTATAAGTTTTTCTTATGTTAATTCATAATAACCTCGTAATTTTAATTATTAACCTTATAGAATAGAGTAGAGTTAAGAGGTGATTCATGATGGATATAAAAAAAGACGTCCAGCAGCAATTTGGAAAAAATGCAGGATCATACGTTTCCAGTCCCATTCATAAGGATGGAAAAGACCTTGAAAAGATGACCGAAATGGCTAAATTAACTGGTCAGGAAGTTCTGCTTGATATTGCAACAGGCGGTGGGCATACGGCCAATGCTTTTGCACCTTTGGTAAAAAAATTAATAGCATTAGATCTAACTGCAGAAATGTTGGCAGCAGCAAAGAAGTTCATTAAAAACAATGGTCATCAAAATGTGGAATATATTCAAGGAGATGCTGAGAAGCTGCCTTTTAATGATATCTCATTTGATATTGTTACTTGCAGGATTGCGCCACACCATTTTCCGAATTTGGATGCATTTATAGAGGAAGTACATCGAGTATTAAAGCCAGGTGGACAATTTTTATTAGATGATAATGTTGTACCTGAGTCTGAGGAATTTGATCAATTTTACAATACCATCGAGAAAATACGTGATTATAGCCATTTCCGGGCCTGGAAAAAATCTGAATGGATCCAAAAGCTGGAGGAAAGTGGTTTGGAAGTATTTGAATGGCACCGATTTGAGAAGACATTTCATTTTGAATCATGGTGTATGAATATGAAGTTACCAGATTCAGAAAAGACTCATTTAATCAAGTTCATACTAGAATCTTCCAAAAAAATAAAAGATAAATTTAGAATCGTCATACAGGATGAAAAAATTATCTCCTTTGTTGGCGAAGCCATTATATTAAGGGCAGTAAAAAGGTAAATAAAAACCCACTGTATAAAAGAGTTAATCTCTTCTATACAGTGGGTTTTTAAAATTCAAATGGGCTATGAAGATCATTTAGTGCTGTACCAAATACATCAAATTCTGGTGATTTTTCACCGGTACTTGAGTTTTCTTCTTTTTCTGCCTGATTTGTGAGGATTTGATCTGAATCTTTTTTCTGGTTATAACTCAAGGTGACTCCATCTCCTTTTTTCTGGGAATGAATTATATTGTATTTTTACCCATAAAAAAGGTTCTAAACCAATTTTTTTTATTCTTTTCGGAAATTCCCCATTACTTCTATTGCTCATGTAATATGAACAAAAGCAGCTGGATCAAGTAAAAACTTCCTAGATAGTTTAAAGGTAATATATCCATTGACCAGAGAATTTTTTTTAACAAAAACCAGGCGGTGCATGATTCTTAAGAAGTTTTTTTTAATTCCAAAAAAAACCTTTAAAATTAGTGTTGATTTCTGTCGGAATTCGTTGTAAGATAATCAATGTCGCCGCTACGAAGTGGTGAAGTTAGAAACTTAGATTTCTAGTAAGTTTTTATTAAACATGCGGGTGTGGCGGAATTGGCAGACGCACCAGACTTAGGATCTGGCGCCGCAAGGCGTGGGGGTTCGACTCCCTTCACCCGCACCAAGTTATTTTCGTTAGAAAATAACCAAAGTATTTTGCCAGACAATATTTGCGGAAGTAGTTCAGTGGTAGAACACCACCTTGCCAAGGTGGGGGTCGCGGGTTCGAATCCCGTCTTCCGCTCCAATGATGCCGGGGTGGCGGAACTGGCAGACGCACAGGACTTAAAATCCTGCGGTAGGTGACTACCGTACCGGTTCGATTCCGGTCCTCGGCACCATTCTTTAATAAAAACTTAGTATGATATGCGCCCGTAGCTCAATTGGATAGAGTGTCTGACTACGGATCAGAAGGTTATGGGTTCGACTCCTTTCGGGCGCGCCATATTTTATCGGGAAGTAGCTCAGCTTGGTAGAGCACTTGGTTTGGGACCAAGGGGTCGCAGGTTCGAATCCTGTCTTCCCGACCATCTTCAAAATGATTAATTTGGGGCCTTAGCTCAGCTGGGAGAGCGCCTGCTTTGCACGCAGGAGGTCAGCGGTTCGATCCCGCTAGGCTCCACCAAGATTTTTTCACCTGGTGAAAATAACTTGCTGTTTTATAAAATATTTGGCGGTGTAGCTCAGCTGGCTAGAGCGTACGGTTCATACCCGTAAGGTCGGGGGTTCGATCCCCTCCGCCGCTACCAAGTTGTTTTCGTTAGAAAATAACCAAAGTTTTTTACGAAGTAGAATAACTTTCAATATGTGTTTTTATTCGGAGGAATACCCAAGTCTGGCTGAAGGGATCGGTCTTGAAAACCGACAGGCGGGTCAAACCGCGCGGGGGTTCGAATCCCTCTTCCTCCTCCATAAATTTAATAATTCATTTCTCCAATGTGGAGGGGTAGCGAAGTGGCTAAACGCGGCGGACTGTAAATCCGCTCCCTCCGGGTTCGGCGGTTCGAATCCGTCCCCCTCCACCAATTTATTTTTGCGATAGCGAAAAGAACCAAAAATAACTTTCCATCATAGGGGTATAGTTTAAAGGTAGAACGAAGGTCTCCAAAACCTTTGGTGTGGGTTCAATTCCTACTACCCCTGCCAACGATTTGCCGGTGTGGCGGAATTGGCAGACGCGCACGACTCAAAATCGTGTTCCGTGAGGAGTGTCGGTTCGACCCCGACCACCGGTATCTTTAATAGGTTTAAAGCTGTAAGGTCAATGCTTTGAAGCAATTCTAGCATTGGCCTTTTTTCGTTCCATAGCTTCAAATTAAACTTTTATAATCAAGCAAGAAAAAGTTACATAGTAACGACAATCTTTTGATTGCAATATCTTTTCTTTATTTCATTCTGTATGGTCAATTAGACAGCATTGAATCAGTTTCAATTCGATTCTATTTAGGGTATGATTAAACATATATTTAAAAATGTATAGAAAATATGCCTAGGGGGTTGTAAATGTTAGGAATCTTACTCGCTGGTGTTGCCCCTGGTTTAGCTTTATTGAGTTATTTTTATTTAAAAGATAAGTATGAACCAGAACCGGTATCGATGGTAGTAAATACGTTTTTTTCTGGTGCATTGATCATCATTCCAATTGCATTTATTGAATATGTTCTAAAGATAGAAAATATTGTTCAATTTAATTCTATTTATGCTATTTTTTCTTCAGGTTTAATAGAGGAATTTTTTAAATGGACGGTTTTATTTTTCATTGCTTACAAGAGTGCAGAATTTGATGAACCGTTTGATGGGATTGTCTATGGTACCTCCATCTCTTTAGGGTTTGCAACCGCCGAAAATATACTTTATTTAATGAATAATGGGATGGAATATGCACTAACACGCGCATTACTGCCTGTATCAGGCCATGCTTTATTTGGCGTTATTATGGGTTATTATATTAGCAAAGCGAAGTTTACAAAAGGACAGAAATGGCCATTTTTCCTATTATCTATATTGCTTCCAGTCGTTTTACATGGGATCTTTAATTTCTTATTGTTACACCAAGGATCATGGTTTGCTATGTCTCCTTATATGGTATTCCTATGGTGGTTCAGTTTGAGAAAAGTGCAATTAGCGGAAGTATCAAGTTATCAGCATTTCAAAAAGAACGCTATGATTCCAACAGGATTAAGTCTAAAGTCGGGAAAGAAATTATTCCTTCCGATAAGTAGATAGATAATGTGTGTTTGGGTCGCTTCGTAAGTTAGAGAAAAGTCATAAACGTGTATAGGCTTTCGTCTATACACGTTTATTATTGTAGAAAAAATATATGGTAAAATACTTGATGAGAGACTTTAAGATGGAAGGTAGAGTAATATGAAAAAATTTCCCATAACCATTCCGATTATAATTATTGTAATAGTGTTGGCGATGTGGATGCTTGAAAAGGACTACTCCGAAATTAACATGATGACTCGATTAATGATTTCTTTAGGTGCAGGCATTTTTTCAGGGCTCATTTCGTTCTTTTTATTTAGGTTTGACAAGAATCATACTAATTAGAATATCCCCGCTAGAAATTAAACATTGTAAAAGTGTTAGGTAGCTCCTATTTTTAGGGTGCCTGGCACTTTTAATTATTTCAGATATTGTATAAATATAATTATTTATGTATATTTATAATAAAAGGAGTGAGTGGGTATGGAGATAAGATTTGCAAAAGTATCGGATGCTCCACTAATTCACGACTTGATGATGAACGCATTTATGATATATAAAGATGAAGCGCCACCATCAAGTGCATTAGAGGAGACCGTTCAATTTGTATCAACTGCTTTAAAAGAAGGTGAGGAGTGCTTAATTGGTTTTGTTGATCATCTACCAGTTGGCATGGTTCGTTTTCAATTTATAGAAGAGGGTATTTATTTTTATAGACTGTCAGTCATCCCAGAAAAACAGGGTCAGGGTATAGCTAAAAACCTATTAAAATCATTAGAAGAATATGCATTTAATGTAGGTGTTCATACTTTACTTTGTAAAGTTCGTATGACTGTGCCTAAGAATATTTATTTATATAGTTCAATCGGATATAAAATATATAATGAGGAAGTTGTACATAAGCCAAATGGTATAAAAATAAAAGTTGCTTTAATGCAGAAAAATTTATCGTTGCTCACCTAACGAGGTTCTAGAACCCTCCAAAGGATTGAACCGGCAGTTCCTTTGGTGTAGATAAATGGCAAAATGGGATTAGGAGAAGGGGAGAATATGATGGAAATTGAATTTAGTGAAGAAAATCCTAACCAGGATGAATTTATAAGTTTGCATCAAACAACTGGATGGAATGCTAAAGGATTATATACATATGACTAACTATATACTGCTATCTGTAACAGTTGGTATTCGGTTTCTATATATCATAATAAAAGATTAATAGGATATGGGCGAATTATATCAGATGGGATATATCAAACTTTAATTTGTGATGTAATGGTTCATCCTAAGTATCAAAAACAAGGTATTGGAAAAAAAGTAATGAAAACTTTACTAAAAAAATGCGGTAAAGAAGGAATCAAGTGGGTTCAATTATTTTGTGCAAATGGAAAACAAGATTTTTATAAGAAACTAGGTTTCAAAAGCCGAGATTCTGAAGCTCCAGGCATGTCCTTGTTTTTATAAGTATTCACTATTCATAATATTGTTAGCCATACAATTATTGTATTGTATGGTTTTTTATGCGTGTTATGATGATTCAAATCTAGTTGGAGTTGATTCAAAACGATATATTGGGTATTCATAAGTTTGGCATTTACTCACTGATGATGAATCAGAAGGAGTTTGTTTTTATTTTGCCTGCTAGCCAGCAAGAGGCAATCCAATTCTATAAGAATACATTTAAGCGAAAATCCATTGAACTGTCACGAATATACGGTAGATTATCAGATTGATAGAGGCGATGGGGGAATTTCGCTTAGGGAATTAAGGAAGGAATTCAATAGCATTCCAGCTATTGCCGGATTTTATGAGAGAAGTTACTGACCTATTGTTTTTCATAAGTTATGCTACTATGATTATATGAATTTTCTTTCAATGGGGGAATGAATAATTTCGGGGAAATTAAGACTTTTTTTCAAGGAATAATGGATAGAAAAGAGTTCATTTTCCTTGTATTGGAGGACGATGATCAGCCAATAGGCTATACGTGGATTGAGTTAAGAATTTATCCCGATAATGCCTTTAAAAAAGCATATAAATCGGTATATGTGCATCAAATAAGTATCGCAGAAAACCATAGAAAACAAGGGTTCGGTTCTAAGTTGATGGACGAAATTACAGATATTGCAAAAGCAAACGGCATTAGTAAGAGTAAGATTGAATTAGATTATTGGTTCGATAATGAAATAGCGAAGAATTTTTATTTGAAGAATGATTTTGTGAAATATCGAGAATTTGTATACAAGGACATATCATGCTAATGAGATGTGAGGTCTAATGGCATATTTGTTGAGGTGAAAGGTCGAGAGGTGTTAACGATTAAGAAGGAGTTTTCTTTCTTTAAAGCACGCTATACGATTGATGGTGCAGGCATTGAAGTACATGGTAATTGGTGGGATATGGATTTTCAGTTATTACAGCATGGTGAAGTCGTCGGTAACGCTAGCAAAGAGTGGTTTACTTGGGGCGACAGCTATAAGGTTCAAATTTTGAACGAAGAGATGGTGGCTGTCGTGATTGCGCTCGTGGTGGCAATTGATTGTGTGAAGGCTGACCAAGCTGCTGCTTCCTCAGGAGCAGTGACTTAGTTAGGAAGGTGAATCATATCATTAGTCACTTAAAAACACCCACAAATGATTTGAGACAATCAACCTTTTGTGGGTGTTTTCTTGTTTAACTGAAGTTTAAAGGCTTACACCGTGTCCTCTATCCAATTTTCTTGAAGATTTTTTAAAGGTTTTAATGGTGTTACTAGAAGTAAGAATGAGTTCAATCATTAGAAGAAAAGATCACTACCCACACACCCACGTTTAGGATTGTGTTAATAAAATAGGACCCAATAAATAATCGGGTATGGATAAGCGATGTAAATGTATAAAACATGGCAAATGTAAAAACTCTACTCCACTGTGTCACATCATAAATGAAGATACCTTCTCTGTATCAAAATTGTTTAATTCGTCTAAAAAGTCTCAAGAGTTCGATTGCCTCAACCACAATGAAAATAATAAGAGCAGCTCTCCATATCCATCTTATGATATCAATGCTAATGATACCAGTGATGAAACAGGCAACTCCAGAAATGGATAAAGCCCCATGCAAAATACAATTCGTATTGTTCCAATCTCTTTCAATTGACCAAGTATTTTTTATGTATCTAAATAATATAAAGAAAACACAAACCAGATAAAAACCAAATCCAAGAAATAGTAAAGATAGGTTGATGATATCCGGAAATTCTTCGGAAATTGTGTTAAGTAAAAGGACAATAGATTGTGTGCTTACCGTTGTTAACAGAAGAATGCCATGGACATTCTGAAAGGACTTTGTCCGTGTAATCTCTATAAACGTTTTTATACTTATCCCAATATAAATCAGCCACAGGACAATATTGATAAAAGCAATAATGATAGAAATAAAGCCCCAGTTGGGAAATTGTTTATAAAATAGGATGCCCAAATAGATGTGCCAGCAACCCATGTTCCTATCCCAAAGCGGTTGATCACATTGGAATAATGGATGTTTTTAAATTTGCCATCCAAACTGGCTATGAAAAAAGAGAAAATAAAGGTAACCCATAGGGCAAGGTTAATCATGCAGAGAATCTTTCCGAAGACATTTTGGAAAAACTGAACACCAAAGTAGTTTAATAGAACTCCTTGCGTAACAATTCCAATGGCCATAACAATCGCCATCGTTGATGTTCTAATATATATTTTTTTAAAAGTAAAAAATGAAATCATACAAACAATGAGGAAAATTAAGATCCATAAATAAACCATTTTATCACCAATATGTTATTAATATTTAATTAGTATATCATCAATAAACTAAGAGGTCTGTACAAATGATTAATGTAGTAATAGAGAAGTAAATATTATCTCAGCTTCCCAAATAAACGTCCAATAGTCTACAAACTATTGGACGTTTACTATTTTCTTATAAAAAGGTATTTGTTGTTGTCTTTCGTACAGGTATGAGAAATTATAGGCGGAGAATTTCTGGCTATTTTATCTAGGTGCTTTATAGGCATGAAATAACAGGGCAGGTTAATATAAAAAGGATTATTGATTGAAAGTGAAGAATAGTAAATAAATCCATCTAATATTTTTAGAGGGTATATTAAAAATATTATACTTCGGGTATAGGAGAAAGTCTAAATAGTAGCTTGTAACGACTAGGAGTTGAGATTATGAAATTACTACTTACATCTGCAGGCATCAATAACAAAAGCATACATGACACGCTGATTGACATGCTGGGCAAGCCAATCGCCGACTGCAACGCCCTGTGCATCCCCACCGCGATGTACGGACACCCCTGGGTTGGCCCCGGCGTCAAAGCATGGGAGTTCATCAGCGGGAAAGAAGAGAATCCCATGGTCAACCTGGGCTGGAAGTCCGTCGGCGTGTTGGAGCTAACGGCGCTGCCAAGTATCGACGAAGAACGCTGGGTGCCGCTGGTCCGGGAGACGGACGTCCTGCTGGTGTCGGGTGGCGACGCCCTCTACCTGTGCCATTGGATGCGGCAATCCGGGCTGGCAGACCTCTTGCCGTCGCTGCCCGCAGTCTATGTGGGAATGAGTGCAGGGAGCATGGTGATGGCACCAAACATCGGGGACTTCTTCGTTGGCTGGACTCCACCCAATAGTGGTGATGAAACGCTTGGACTTGTCGATTTTGCAATGTTCCCGCATTTGGAACACGAGATGCTGCCGCATAACACGATGGCTAATGCAGAGAAATGGGCCGCCGGGATGCAAGGGCCGGCGTATGCAATGGATGATCAAACCGCCATCAAAGTGATTGACGGAGAGGTCGAAGTTATCTCCGAAGGACATTGGAAACTGTTTTCGCACTGATATTACTCCACCGCTAAATATACATTATTTTTACAGAGCAGAAATAGGTAACCATGTTTGATAGAAGGAGGGGAAAAAAGGGTGAGAAAAGTGGAAGTGTGCTCGTACAATGAAATGTGGAGTTTCATGTTTGCGGAAGAAGCAGAAAAACTAAAAGCCATTTTAGGACAAGAAATGGCAGGCATTCACCACATTGGAAGTACTTCTGTACCTGGATTAACAGCCAAACCGATTATAGACATTATGCCTGTCGTAAAGGATATTCATAGGGTGGATCCATTCAATGAAGTGATGAAGAAAATCGGATACGAACCGAAAGGGGAGAATGGAATACCCGGAAGAAGGTACTTTCAAAAAGGTGGAGACAATCGGACGCATCACGTACATATTTATCAAGTTGGAAGTGATGAAATAGAACGCCATTTGGCCTTTCGGGATTATTTACGAGAACATCCAGATGTAGTGAAGAGTTATGGGGATTTAAAAATGAAATTGGCAGGACAATTTCCATATGATATTGAATCCTATATTAATGGTAAGGATCAACCGGTTAGGGAAATAGAGGCAGAAGCACTGAAATGGAAAATGGATATTCATACATAATGAAATGGGAGAACCATCCAGAGAAATTCAAAAATTTAATTAGAGGGAAAAACATGATGAACATTAAAAATATCTATTGTATTGGAAGAAATTATGCTTTACATGCAAAGGAATTAAATAATGCGGTACCAACTTCGCCATTTTTATTTTCTAAGCCAACACACGCTGTTGCTTTTGCAAATGGACAAGAGGTAATACTACCGGTAGATAGAGGGCCGGTGCATTATGAAACGGAGCTGGTTCTTCATATTGGTCAAGAGTATCAAAAAGGGATTTCTGTTGACGAAATTGTTGATCAAATGGCACTAGGGATTGATTTTACATTAAGAGATGTACAAAGTCAGTTAAAAGAACAGCGTTATCCATGGTTATTAGCAAAGGGTTTTCCAAATTCAGCTCTACTCACGAAATTTATTGAATTTCCCGGAGAAGATGCATGTAAAAACACAAATTTCAGTTTGCTAAAGAATGGGCAGCAAGTTCAAATCGGCAATATCACCAATTTACTTTTTGATTTACAAACGATCATTGACTTCACAGCTAAGCATTTTGGATTAGGGAAAGGGGACATCATATTCACAGGTACCCCGGAAGGCGTTGGTCCGATTTCCGATGGTGATACCCTTTCATTAATATGGGGCGAAGAAACACTTGGGCAAAGTATT from Neobacillus sp. CF12 encodes:
- a CDS encoding peptidylprolyl isomerase — protein: MAKKGHIQMQNGEKIEFELYPNEAPGTVANFEKLAKEGFYNGLNFHRVIPGFVSQGGCPTGTGTGGPGYTIKCETQGNPHTHVPGSLSMAHAGKDTGGSQFFIVHESQPHLNGVHTVFGKVTSGLEAAKAMRNGDVMEKVEVYDE
- a CDS encoding divergent polysaccharide deacetylase family protein; this encodes MKRFALTLIPFLLLFMQTPAFAEENHDKQLKAAIIIDDFGGGTGGVRDFLEGDIPITAAVMPFTEHSKKHAEWAHKNGFEVIVHLPMQPKKGKRSWLGPKPITVDLSPKEVKKRVEAALKSVPYAVGMNNHMGSLAVEDEEIVRAIVEVAKERRLYIIDSGTSPKSKFPKVAEEMNVPLLRRDVFLDDISSSSHVRKQMNRLAKITEFTGRGIAIGHVGVTGKVCSLGIFQSMEEFNRRNIKIVPASQLFSTKLTEQYFIP
- a CDS encoding exodeoxyribonuclease III, whose translation is MKLVSWNVNGLRACVNKGFLDYFREVNADIFCVQETKLQEGQINLELEGYHQYWNYAVKKGYSGTAVFTKKEPISVSYGLRNEESQDEGRILTLEFEGFFLVNVYTPNSQRDLARLSYRLEWEDHVYSHLKELDQVKPVVLCGDLNVAHQEIDLRNPKSNLGNSGFTVEERGKMTALLESGFVDSYRHFYPEKEGAYTWWSYMAKVRERNIGWRIDYFIVSEKLRDFLKTADIHCEIMGSDHCPVVLEFEL
- a CDS encoding class I SAM-dependent methyltransferase; amino-acid sequence: MMDIKKDVQQQFGKNAGSYVSSPIHKDGKDLEKMTEMAKLTGQEVLLDIATGGGHTANAFAPLVKKLIALDLTAEMLAAAKKFIKNNGHQNVEYIQGDAEKLPFNDISFDIVTCRIAPHHFPNLDAFIEEVHRVLKPGGQFLLDDNVVPESEEFDQFYNTIEKIRDYSHFRAWKKSEWIQKLEESGLEVFEWHRFEKTFHFESWCMNMKLPDSEKTHLIKFILESSKKIKDKFRIVIQDEKIISFVGEAIILRAVKR
- the prsW gene encoding glutamic-type intramembrane protease PrsW; translation: MLGILLAGVAPGLALLSYFYLKDKYEPEPVSMVVNTFFSGALIIIPIAFIEYVLKIENIVQFNSIYAIFSSGLIEEFFKWTVLFFIAYKSAEFDEPFDGIVYGTSISLGFATAENILYLMNNGMEYALTRALLPVSGHALFGVIMGYYISKAKFTKGQKWPFFLLSILLPVVLHGIFNFLLLHQGSWFAMSPYMVFLWWFSLRKVQLAEVSSYQHFKKNAMIPTGLSLKSGKKLFLPISR
- a CDS encoding histidine kinase, whose protein sequence is MKKFPITIPIIIIVIVLAMWMLEKDYSEINMMTRLMISLGAGIFSGLISFFLFRFDKNHTN
- a CDS encoding GNAT family N-acetyltransferase, with the protein product MEIRFAKVSDAPLIHDLMMNAFMIYKDEAPPSSALEETVQFVSTALKEGEECLIGFVDHLPVGMVRFQFIEEGIYFYRLSVIPEKQGQGIAKNLLKSLEEYAFNVGVHTLLCKVRMTVPKNIYLYSSIGYKIYNEEVVHKPNGIKIKVALMQKNLSLLT
- a CDS encoding GNAT family N-acetyltransferase, translated to MYHNKRLIGYGRIISDGIYQTLICDVMVHPKYQKQGIGKKVMKTLLKKCGKEGIKWVQLFCANGKQDFYKKLGFKSRDSEAPGMSLFL
- a CDS encoding GNAT family N-acetyltransferase: MNNFGEIKTFFQGIMDRKEFIFLVLEDDDQPIGYTWIELRIYPDNAFKKAYKSVYVHQISIAENHRKQGFGSKLMDEITDIAKANGISKSKIELDYWFDNEIAKNFYLKNDFVKYREFVYKDISC
- a CDS encoding Type 1 glutamine amidotransferase-like domain-containing protein, with product MKLLLTSAGINNKSIHDTLIDMLGKPIADCNALCIPTAMYGHPWVGPGVKAWEFISGKEENPMVNLGWKSVGVLELTALPSIDEERWVPLVRETDVLLVSGGDALYLCHWMRQSGLADLLPSLPAVYVGMSAGSMVMAPNIGDFFVGWTPPNSGDETLGLVDFAMFPHLEHEMLPHNTMANAEKWAAGMQGPAYAMDDQTAIKVIDGEVEVISEGHWKLFSH
- a CDS encoding GrpB family protein, with product MRKVEVCSYNEMWSFMFAEEAEKLKAILGQEMAGIHHIGSTSVPGLTAKPIIDIMPVVKDIHRVDPFNEVMKKIGYEPKGENGIPGRRYFQKGGDNRTHHVHIYQVGSDEIERHLAFRDYLREHPDVVKSYGDLKMKLAGQFPYDIESYINGKDQPVREIEAEALKWKMDIHT
- a CDS encoding fumarylacetoacetate hydrolase family protein → MMNIKNIYCIGRNYALHAKELNNAVPTSPFLFSKPTHAVAFANGQEVILPVDRGPVHYETELVLHIGQEYQKGISVDEIVDQMALGIDFTLRDVQSQLKEQRYPWLLAKGFPNSALLTKFIEFPGEDACKNTNFSLLKNGQQVQIGNITNLLFDLQTIIDFTAKHFGLGKGDIIFTGTPEGVGPISDGDTLSLIWGEETLGQSIVRLV